One Peromyscus maniculatus bairdii isolate BWxNUB_F1_BW_parent chromosome 14, HU_Pman_BW_mat_3.1, whole genome shotgun sequence genomic window carries:
- the Six6 gene encoding homeobox protein SIX6: MFQLPILNFSPQQVAGVCETLEESGDVERLGRFLWSLPVAPAACEALNKNESVLRARAIVAFHGGNYRELYHILENHKFTKESHAKLQALWLEAHYQEAEKLRGRPLGPVDKYRVRKKFPLPRTIWDGEQKTHCFKERTRHLLREWYLQDPYPNPSKKRELAQATGLTPTQVGNWFKNRRQRDRAAAAKNRLQQQVLSQGSGRVLRSEAEGAPEVLGVASSPAASLSSKAATSAISITSSDSECDI; this comes from the exons ATGTTCCAGCTGCCCATCTTGAATTTCAGCCCCCAGCAAGTGGCCGGGGTATGCGAGACCCTGGAGGAAAGCGGCGATGTGGAGCGCCTGGGTCGCTTCCTGTGGTCGCTGCCCGTGGCCCCGGCGGCCTGTGAGGCCCTCAACAAGAACGAGTCGGTGCTGCGCGCGAGAGCCATAGTGGCCTTCCACGGTGGCAACTACCGCGAGCTCTACCATATCCTGGAAAACCATAAGTTTACGAAGGAATCGCACGCCAAGCTGCAGGCGCTGTGGCTGGAGGCGCATTACCAGGAGGCGGAGAAGCTGCGTGGCCGGCCCCTGGGGCCGGTAGACAAGTACCGGGTAAGGAAGAAGTTCCCGCTGCCCAGGACCATTTGGGATGGCGAACAGAAGACGCACTGCTTCAAGGAGCGCACGCGGCACCTGCTTCGAGAGTGGTACCTTCAGGACCCGTATCCCAACCCCAGCAAAAAGCGCGAGCTCGCCCAGGCGACTGGACTGACCCCCACGCAGGTGGGCAACTGGTTCAAAAACCGCCGACAAAGGGATCGGGCGGCGGCAGCCAAAAACAG aCTCCAGCAGCAGGTTCTGTCGCAGGGCTCCGGGCGGGTGCTACGTTCGGAGGCTGAGGGCGCGCCAGAGGTGTTGGGCGTCGCCTCCAGCCCCGCCGCTAGTCTGTCCAGCAAGGCAGCCACTTCGGCCATCTCCATCACGTCCAGCGACAGCGAATGCGACATCTGA